One window from the genome of Desulforamulus ruminis DSM 2154 encodes:
- a CDS encoding PIG-L deacetylase family protein, producing MSKKILVIAAHPDDEVLGCGATIAKHSMMGDAVHVAILAEGATSRGERYSRDKFSTELSELNQAAHNASQILGVSSLELFSFPDNRMDSLDRLDIIKKIENLIDKYKPLVVYTHHIGDVNIDHRRIHEAVVTACRPTPNHPVKTLLFFEVPSSTEWQLPGTAPKFEPNWFEDVTDSLHIKIDALKEYRCEMRPWPHARSMEAVEYLARWRGASIGVKAAEAFILGRNILGGGHPSSFMHK from the coding sequence ATGAGTAAAAAAATATTAGTTATCGCTGCGCATCCGGATGATGAGGTTTTAGGATGTGGCGCAACTATTGCTAAACATTCAATGATGGGTGATGCGGTTCATGTAGCTATACTTGCAGAAGGGGCAACTAGCCGGGGTGAACGCTATTCGAGGGACAAGTTTTCCACGGAGTTGTCAGAATTAAATCAAGCAGCACATAATGCAAGTCAAATCCTAGGAGTATCTTCCTTAGAGCTTTTTAGTTTTCCAGATAATCGTATGGATTCCTTGGACCGCCTAGATATTATTAAAAAAATCGAAAATCTAATAGATAAGTATAAACCACTTGTGGTTTATACTCACCACATTGGCGATGTTAATATTGATCATAGGCGTATCCATGAAGCTGTTGTAACAGCTTGCAGACCCACTCCTAATCACCCTGTAAAAACTCTCTTATTTTTTGAGGTGCCTTCAAGTACGGAGTGGCAGTTACCAGGAACCGCCCCGAAATTTGAACCAAACTGGTTTGAGGATGTTACAGATAGTTTACATATTAAAATAGATGCTTTAAAAGAATATCGGTGTGAAATGAGACCTTGGCCACATGCACGTTCTATGGAAGCTGTAGAATATCTGGCACGTTGGCGTGGTGCAAGTATTGGAGTGAAAGCTGCTGAAGCATTTATTTTAGGAAGAAATATATTGGGCGGAGGTCATCCATCCAGTTTTATGCATAAGTAA
- a CDS encoding cytidylyltransferase domain-containing protein: MKTVIIVQARMTSTRLPGKVLKEVFGKPLLEYQIERLKRVLLADEIIIATTINETDQPIVDFCNSVRIPCFRGSEGDVLSRYYNAAKSYKADIIVRVTSDCPLIDPMIIDKVIQFYIQNEEKYDYVSNTLERTYPRGMDTEIFSYKALEEAFVNAKELPEREHVTAFIYRRPEQYRLGSVKQTTDQSQHRWTVDTPEDFRLIKKLLSSLYPLNHEFSMLDCLELLRKHPEWEKINKHIEQKAYGQ; encoded by the coding sequence ATGAAAACAGTTATTATTGTACAAGCTAGAATGACTTCGACTAGACTACCTGGTAAGGTATTAAAGGAGGTTTTCGGGAAACCATTATTAGAATATCAAATTGAAAGGCTCAAAAGGGTTTTGCTAGCTGATGAAATTATAATTGCAACTACTATAAACGAGACAGACCAGCCTATTGTAGATTTTTGTAATAGTGTTAGAATACCGTGTTTTCGGGGCTCAGAAGGAGATGTCTTATCTAGGTATTATAATGCAGCTAAGTCATATAAAGCAGATATCATAGTTAGAGTTACTTCAGACTGCCCTTTAATTGACCCGATGATTATTGATAAAGTGATTCAATTTTATATTCAAAATGAAGAAAAATATGACTATGTATCCAATACATTAGAAAGAACATACCCTAGGGGAATGGATACGGAAATTTTCTCCTACAAAGCATTAGAAGAAGCTTTTGTAAATGCAAAAGAGTTACCTGAAAGAGAACATGTTACAGCATTTATTTACCGTCGTCCAGAACAATATCGTCTGGGAAGCGTAAAACAGACTACAGATCAAAGCCAACACCGGTGGACAGTTGACACACCAGAAGATTTTAGGCTAATAAAAAAATTACTTTCAAGTCTTTATCCATTAAACCACGAATTTAGTATGCTTGATTGTCTTGAATTGTTAAGAAAGCACCCCGAGTGGGAGAAAATAAATAAACACATCGAACAAAAGGCGTATGGACAATGA
- the pseG gene encoding UDP-2,4-diacetamido-2,4,6-trideoxy-beta-L-altropyranose hydrolase gives MKILIRTDSSYQIGSGHVMRCLTLAEALREEGNDVCFISRDLPGNLNDFIKEKGFKVYRLPYAKEQSKDLIKITRHSHWLGVHWKVDAQQTIEILSKEGLDIDWIVIDHYSLDKLYEINLRPFVKKIMIIDDLADRPHECDMLLDQNYYKNMSNRYKGLIPDNCITLLGPKYALLRPEFVRARRKLKNRSGVVNKILVFLGGTDPTNQTMKVLNAISKLNLNHIQVDVIVGQSNPHSQQIRKFCKLAPNFIFHTQVNNMAELMANSDLAIGAGGSTTLERCFLGLPTIALIVADNQAATTNAVAEAGALINLGWSKNITAEKIALEIKNIIAKPTLLRQMSQSSIWLMSSSDLMWNENLMRYMGE, from the coding sequence ATGAAAATCCTAATTCGAACTGATTCATCTTATCAAATAGGGTCCGGCCATGTAATGAGGTGCCTTACCCTTGCAGAAGCATTACGTGAAGAAGGAAATGATGTTTGTTTTATTAGTCGTGACTTACCGGGAAACCTAAATGATTTTATTAAGGAGAAAGGGTTTAAAGTTTATCGTTTACCCTATGCAAAGGAACAGTCCAAGGACTTAATTAAAATTACAAGGCATTCCCATTGGCTAGGTGTACATTGGAAAGTAGATGCGCAGCAAACAATAGAGATATTATCCAAAGAAGGACTAGATATTGACTGGATCGTTATTGATCACTATTCGCTGGATAAATTGTATGAAATAAATCTACGACCATTTGTTAAAAAGATCATGATAATTGACGATCTAGCGGACCGCCCTCATGAGTGTGATATGTTATTGGATCAGAACTATTATAAGAACATGAGCAATAGATACAAAGGGCTGATTCCTGATAATTGTATAACATTACTAGGTCCAAAATATGCATTATTACGACCCGAATTCGTAAGAGCCAGACGGAAGCTAAAAAACCGTAGTGGGGTTGTAAATAAAATTCTAGTATTTTTAGGTGGTACTGACCCAACCAACCAAACTATGAAGGTATTAAATGCTATATCCAAGCTTAATCTAAACCATATTCAGGTTGACGTTATTGTAGGGCAATCAAATCCTCATTCACAGCAGATCAGAAAATTTTGCAAACTAGCACCAAACTTTATCTTTCATACTCAAGTAAACAATATGGCTGAATTAATGGCTAATTCGGACCTAGCAATAGGTGCTGGAGGGAGTACTACCTTGGAACGCTGTTTTTTGGGTTTACCAACAATAGCTTTAATTGTGGCAGATAATCAAGCAGCAACTACTAATGCAGTTGCGGAGGCGGGTGCTCTGATAAACCTAGGATGGAGCAAAAATATTACAGCAGAAAAGATAGCTTTAGAAATTAAGAATATAATTGCGAAGCCCACTCTATTGAGACAAATGAGCCAAAGCAGCATTTGGCTAATGAGTTCATCAGATTTAATGTGGAACGAAAACCTAATGCGCTATATGGGGGAATAA
- the pseI gene encoding pseudaminic acid synthase: protein MDNISIAGRCIGPEVPPFIIAEMSGNHNKSLARALEIVDAAKKTGAHALKLQTYTADTMTLEVIKEDFSIKGENSLWKGQHLYRLYQQAYTPWEWHKPIFDRCKELGIIGFSTPFDETAVDFLESLDVPCYKIASFENIDIPLIRKVASTGKPMIISTGMATVAELDEAVRTAKEAGCQNIILLKCTSTYPATPENTNILTIPHMKELFQCQVGLSDHTMGIGTAVASVALGATIIEKHFTLSREDGGVDAAFSMEPNEMKALVIESYRAWQSLGEINYGATNSEKSSLQFRRSLYVSNDMNKGDIFTKENLRVIRPGLGLAPKYYDVVIGKKVNQDVKKGTPVKWSLLG, encoded by the coding sequence ATGGATAACATTTCGATCGCAGGAAGATGCATAGGACCAGAAGTACCTCCTTTTATTATAGCTGAGATGTCTGGGAATCATAACAAATCTTTAGCACGTGCTTTAGAAATTGTAGATGCAGCAAAAAAGACTGGAGCTCATGCTCTTAAACTGCAAACTTATACTGCAGATACAATGACACTTGAAGTAATTAAAGAGGATTTTAGTATCAAAGGTGAAAATAGCTTATGGAAGGGCCAACATTTATATAGGCTTTATCAACAGGCTTATACTCCATGGGAGTGGCATAAACCCATTTTTGACCGTTGTAAAGAACTTGGCATTATTGGGTTTAGTACACCCTTTGATGAAACTGCGGTGGATTTTTTAGAGTCTCTAGATGTACCTTGCTATAAGATAGCATCCTTTGAGAATATTGACATTCCTCTTATTCGTAAAGTGGCGTCTACGGGTAAACCTATGATTATTTCCACAGGAATGGCTACCGTAGCCGAATTAGATGAGGCTGTTCGTACAGCTAAGGAAGCAGGATGCCAGAATATTATTCTTTTAAAGTGTACCAGCACTTACCCGGCTACACCGGAAAATACCAATATTCTCACTATACCCCATATGAAAGAATTGTTTCAATGCCAGGTTGGCTTGTCCGATCATACTATGGGTATAGGCACGGCGGTAGCCAGTGTCGCCCTAGGAGCAACAATAATTGAAAAACATTTTACCCTTTCCCGTGAAGACGGTGGCGTTGATGCAGCTTTTTCGATGGAACCGAATGAAATGAAGGCGCTAGTTATTGAAAGTTATAGGGCGTGGCAATCGCTGGGTGAAATTAATTATGGGGCGACTAATAGTGAGAAATCGTCACTACAATTTCGGCGTTCTCTCTATGTATCCAATGATATGAATAAAGGAGATATTTTCACTAAAGAGAATCTTAGAGTTATAAGACCGGGTCTAGGATTAGCCCCCAAGTATTATGATGTAGTAATCGGGAAAAAAGTGAATCAAGATGTAAAAAAAGGAACACCAGTAAAATGGAGCTTGTTAGGGTAA
- the fliB gene encoding flagellin lysine-N-methylase produces the protein MIRKKFLIPDYVLNFKCTMCTECCKRWQINFDKETVKKYDYFSTLDEDFAAMLSSIKKEKDGGAIVKFNNKVEGNREGIDLTEADVCPFLDEEGLCTIQRKYGIEALSDTCKMFPRGITLTERGYEISLTYACAAAAETLKKKLPIEFYQDPKNFSFPSLHTQYNKIGNLLERSKVGKTNYYKIEELLINIMQFRDIDIDTRLILTGMIIDKLKDGDMDGVKRYLRNIDQFFIDQFNSLPAKPVIIMGFLNNIIASKIWIDMSEINMKELFQLAYQQFNPLNNSDSQADRLLEAYNKYYRVGIEDINHIYENYFVNFIFSKKFYTHKYMDAYFLMIFFYTLIRFFTICRCLAEKRKVDENLVVAVINTIERSIGHNVTFYEDILDQIKKGGYNRLPYMISLVNLKLE, from the coding sequence ATGATTAGGAAAAAATTTTTAATTCCTGACTATGTGTTAAATTTTAAATGTACCATGTGTACTGAATGTTGTAAGCGATGGCAAATTAACTTTGATAAGGAAACCGTAAAAAAGTACGACTATTTTAGTACTCTAGATGAAGATTTTGCGGCTATGCTATCTAGTATTAAAAAAGAAAAGGATGGAGGAGCCATTGTTAAGTTTAACAACAAGGTTGAAGGTAATCGAGAGGGCATTGATTTGACAGAGGCTGATGTTTGTCCCTTCCTGGACGAGGAAGGTTTATGTACCATTCAAAGAAAGTACGGTATAGAGGCCCTATCAGATACTTGTAAAATGTTTCCTAGGGGAATTACTCTCACTGAACGGGGATATGAAATATCTCTTACATATGCTTGTGCTGCTGCTGCTGAAACTTTAAAGAAAAAATTACCCATTGAGTTTTATCAAGATCCCAAGAATTTTAGCTTTCCTTCCTTGCATACACAGTACAATAAAATCGGTAATTTACTTGAGCGGAGTAAAGTTGGGAAAACGAATTACTATAAAATAGAAGAACTACTTATTAATATTATGCAGTTTCGAGATATAGACATTGATACTAGGCTTATATTAACTGGTATGATTATAGATAAATTAAAAGATGGTGACATGGATGGTGTCAAGAGATACTTGCGAAATATAGATCAATTTTTTATAGATCAATTCAACAGTCTTCCTGCAAAACCGGTAATTATTATGGGTTTTCTTAATAATATAATTGCTAGTAAAATATGGATTGATATGTCTGAAATTAATATGAAGGAGCTTTTCCAATTAGCCTATCAGCAATTTAATCCTCTTAATAATTCTGATAGCCAGGCAGACAGATTATTAGAAGCTTATAATAAATATTACAGAGTAGGTATTGAAGATATTAATCATATTTACGAAAACTATTTTGTAAACTTTATTTTTTCTAAAAAGTTCTATACACATAAATACATGGATGCTTACTTCTTAATGATTTTTTTCTATACTCTAATCCGTTTCTTTACCATTTGCAGATGCCTGGCTGAAAAAAGGAAGGTGGATGAGAATTTGGTGGTAGCAGTAATCAACACTATTGAAAGAAGTATTGGGCATAATGTAACTTTTTATGAAGATATTCTTGATCAAATTAAAAAAGGTGGCTATAATCGTTTACCGTATATGATTTCATTAGTTAACTTAAAATTAGAGTAA
- the pseB gene encoding UDP-N-acetylglucosamine 4,6-dehydratase (inverting) has translation MFNNKTILITGGTGSFGKQYTRTLVSRYNPKKIIIFSRDELKQFEMQQEFNGYEMRYFIGDVRDVERLRQAMRGVDYVIHAAALKQVPAAEYNPMECIKTNIYGAQNVITASIENEVEKVIALSTDKAANPINLYGATKLASDKLFVAANNMTGERQTRFSVVRYGNVMGSRGSVVPFFKKLIADGAKELPVTDLRMTRFWITLQQGVDFVLKNFSRMHGGEIFVPKIPSMRITDLVESLAPGIKIRVIGIRPGEKLHEIMCPADDSHLTLEFNDHYVIRPSIIFNQPVDYRENRLGEIGEAVSQGFEYNSGTNPIFLSVDQLRELNY, from the coding sequence ATGTTTAACAATAAAACGATTTTAATTACCGGTGGTACAGGCTCCTTTGGCAAACAATATACTCGAACACTGGTTAGCCGATATAACCCTAAGAAAATAATCATCTTTTCTCGGGATGAACTAAAACAATTTGAAATGCAGCAGGAATTTAACGGATATGAAATGCGCTACTTTATTGGTGATGTCAGAGATGTAGAACGACTACGGCAGGCTATGCGTGGGGTGGACTATGTGATCCATGCTGCGGCACTGAAACAGGTGCCTGCCGCAGAATATAACCCTATGGAGTGTATCAAAACCAATATTTATGGGGCACAGAATGTAATCACCGCCTCTATTGAGAATGAAGTTGAAAAAGTGATCGCCCTTTCAACAGATAAAGCAGCCAATCCTATAAATTTATATGGTGCTACAAAATTAGCTTCGGACAAGCTATTTGTGGCAGCAAATAACATGACTGGTGAGCGGCAAACACGTTTTTCAGTTGTGAGATATGGAAATGTTATGGGCTCTAGGGGATCTGTAGTGCCGTTCTTTAAAAAATTAATTGCAGATGGAGCAAAAGAACTTCCAGTTACTGACCTACGGATGACTCGTTTCTGGATTACACTTCAGCAAGGCGTAGATTTTGTTTTGAAAAACTTTTCCCGTATGCACGGGGGAGAGATTTTTGTTCCTAAAATTCCATCTATGAGAATAACTGATTTGGTGGAATCACTAGCGCCAGGGATTAAAATTAGAGTTATTGGTATACGCCCAGGTGAGAAATTACATGAGATAATGTGTCCTGCTGATGATTCCCACTTGACTTTAGAATTTAATGATCACTATGTAATCAGGCCCAGTATTATATTTAACCAGCCTGTTGATTATCGGGAGAATAGATTGGGTGAAATAGGAGAAGCTGTTTCGCAAGGGTTTGAATACAACTCTGGTACAAATCCGATATTCCTGTCTGTAGATCAATTAAGGGAGCTGAATTACTAG
- the csrA gene encoding carbon storage regulator CsrA produces the protein MLVLSRKKNESIQIAGSIKITILDITGDNIKLGIEAPRSIEIYRSEVLQSIRQENEQSVLNSVKPEELVKLLNEHTKNHRA, from the coding sequence TTGCTGGTATTATCTAGAAAGAAAAATGAATCCATCCAAATTGCGGGCAGCATTAAGATTACTATTTTGGATATCACGGGAGACAATATAAAACTAGGCATTGAGGCCCCCCGCAGTATCGAAATCTACCGCAGCGAAGTACTGCAAAGCATCCGGCAGGAGAATGAGCAATCCGTGCTAAACAGCGTGAAACCGGAAGAACTGGTTAAATTGTTAAACGAGCATACCAAAAACCACCGAGCCTGA
- the fliD gene encoding flagellar filament capping protein FliD, producing MVNRITGFSGFDVDGTIQKLMKVEQAKVDTLKQSLQLLSWQKDAYREITNAFRSFKDEYFNNLKPATNFRSATAFASFTTTSSDTSKVVISAGAGAVTGSHNVNVISLATNAIKTGGAGVSKGTSGGLTGTNSVDDMMSQMKKGKQFTLTLDGVTKTIVLDQNYTDIDELAGGLQNLVNDAFGSGKITVSRNNDKLNFKPATSSSSLKIADGTNTYLNSLGFANGQSNAITSGEITDFSGGTFKLQIGDGTVHELNVAGASDRDGLITKINSVLADEGFENIKAIADSNPENPTGIKLVSLNSADKVTVTSGSTDDLLAKLGIKSGSSINLNGTINYSTNDIGKDFYIKVDGVQYHIDLTENFADDADFQTEIRNQLTAQGAPADLEVNIVAGKISFKTTDAHEIVILKGDDGLRDELGFTDAVNSNKISLTDSMEKIAANLTLSEPPDETKPYDAEGKIEFTVNGVTITATKEDSLKSIMDKVNNSSAGVTMRYDSLSDKFVLESKSAGLAEKVDVQDVKGNFFEALQFNMTEEVSHGTDAKLTIDGTEVTRSTNKFAIDGVTYELKGIGESTITVAGDPDKLLSNIKEFVNKYNSLIDTISNKLNEKSYKYKTKTSNAYLPLTDEQKKEMSEDDIKLWEEKAKSGLLRSDSLLEQALDDFRSTLYAKVEGVDISLFDIGITTSNAWTDNGKLVIDEEKLKQAIQDMPDKVTRLFTQESEIPYDSSDRATRFKQQGIAQRMFDVIEDNIRTTRDSMGNKGALLVKAGMENDTTDQENVISEQMKEQNKRLEALLEKLQDKEDYYYQMFSAMEVAIQNLNSQSAWLAQQFGGSQ from the coding sequence ATGGTTAACCGAATTACTGGCTTTTCAGGTTTTGATGTGGATGGAACCATTCAAAAGCTGATGAAAGTAGAGCAAGCCAAAGTTGATACCCTAAAGCAAAGCCTGCAGTTATTATCCTGGCAGAAGGATGCTTACAGGGAAATTACCAATGCCTTTCGATCTTTTAAAGATGAATATTTTAATAACTTAAAACCAGCTACAAATTTTAGATCTGCAACAGCTTTTGCTTCTTTTACGACCACCTCTTCGGATACCAGTAAGGTGGTTATCTCTGCGGGGGCGGGGGCAGTAACGGGCAGTCACAATGTGAATGTTATCAGCCTAGCTACCAACGCGATAAAAACAGGAGGAGCTGGAGTAAGCAAGGGAACTTCCGGTGGTTTAACCGGTACAAATTCTGTTGATGATATGATGAGCCAAATGAAAAAAGGTAAGCAGTTCACTCTTACCTTGGATGGGGTTACTAAGACGATAGTTTTAGATCAGAATTATACCGATATAGACGAACTGGCTGGCGGATTACAAAATCTAGTCAATGATGCCTTTGGGTCCGGTAAAATTACGGTATCGCGAAATAACGATAAGTTAAATTTCAAACCGGCCACCAGCAGTAGCAGTTTAAAAATTGCTGACGGGACCAATACTTATTTAAATTCCTTGGGTTTTGCCAACGGCCAGAGCAATGCAATTACCAGCGGGGAAATTACTGATTTTTCCGGAGGAACCTTTAAGCTTCAAATAGGCGACGGGACGGTTCATGAACTGAACGTGGCGGGTGCCTCGGATCGGGATGGATTAATAACCAAGATAAACAGCGTTTTGGCTGATGAAGGGTTTGAAAATATCAAAGCAATCGCAGATTCCAATCCTGAAAATCCTACCGGGATAAAGTTGGTTTCACTAAATTCAGCCGATAAGGTGACGGTAACCTCCGGCAGTACTGACGACCTGCTGGCTAAGCTGGGAATCAAAAGCGGCAGTAGTATTAATTTGAATGGAACCATTAACTACAGCACAAATGATATTGGAAAGGACTTTTATATAAAGGTTGACGGCGTGCAATATCATATCGATTTGACGGAGAATTTTGCGGATGACGCGGATTTTCAGACGGAAATAAGAAACCAATTAACTGCTCAGGGAGCGCCTGCGGATCTAGAGGTTAACATTGTTGCTGGGAAAATCAGCTTTAAAACCACGGATGCTCATGAAATCGTTATATTAAAGGGTGACGACGGTTTAAGGGATGAGTTGGGCTTTACTGATGCGGTGAACAGCAATAAAATCAGTTTAACGGACTCCATGGAAAAGATCGCGGCCAATTTAACATTAAGTGAACCGCCCGACGAGACTAAACCCTATGATGCGGAGGGAAAGATTGAATTTACGGTCAATGGGGTAACCATTACGGCCACTAAGGAAGACAGCCTAAAAAGCATTATGGATAAAGTGAACAACAGCAGCGCCGGCGTGACTATGCGGTATGATTCCTTATCGGATAAATTTGTACTGGAGTCCAAGAGCGCCGGTTTGGCAGAAAAGGTGGATGTTCAGGATGTAAAAGGAAATTTCTTTGAGGCGCTGCAGTTTAATATGACCGAAGAAGTTTCACACGGGACTGATGCTAAGCTAACCATTGATGGCACGGAGGTAACTCGTTCAACCAATAAATTTGCTATTGACGGAGTTACCTATGAGTTAAAAGGGATTGGTGAATCCACGATAACGGTGGCCGGCGATCCGGATAAGCTGCTGAGTAATATTAAGGAATTTGTCAATAAATACAATAGCTTGATCGATACGATTAGTAACAAACTCAATGAGAAATCTTATAAATATAAGACCAAAACTTCTAACGCCTATCTCCCTTTGACCGACGAGCAGAAAAAAGAGATGTCCGAAGACGACATTAAACTTTGGGAAGAGAAGGCCAAGAGCGGTCTGTTAAGGTCCGACTCGCTGCTTGAGCAGGCGCTGGATGATTTCCGGTCGACCCTATATGCAAAGGTAGAAGGCGTGGATATCAGCCTCTTTGATATCGGGATCACCACCTCCAACGCCTGGACGGATAATGGCAAGCTGGTGATTGATGAGGAGAAACTGAAGCAAGCCATACAGGATATGCCCGACAAGGTAACCCGGTTATTTACCCAGGAATCGGAGATTCCCTATGATTCTTCCGATCGGGCTACCCGCTTTAAGCAGCAGGGCATCGCCCAGCGGATGTTTGATGTCATTGAAGATAATATCCGCACCACCCGCGACAGTATGGGGAATAAAGGGGCGTTGCTGGTTAAAGCCGGCATGGAGAATGACACCACCGATCAGGAAAACGTGATTTCCGAGCAGATGAAGGAGCAGAACAAAAGGCTGGAAGCCCTCTTGGAAAAATTGCAGGATAAAGAAGATTATTATTACCAAATGTTTTCCGCTATGGAAGTTGCCATTCAGAATCTAAACAGTCAATCTGCTTGGCTAGCCCAACAGTTTGGCGGCAGCCAATAG
- the pseC gene encoding UDP-4-amino-4,6-dideoxy-N-acetyl-beta-L-altrosamine transaminase, translated as MLNIPYGKHSLNDDDIQAVIHVLKSDWLTQGPTIEVFEKRVAEYCGAKYAVAVSSATAALHISCLAAGLGEGDILWTSPNTFVASANCGLYCGAEVDFVDIDRNTYNLSINALEQKLKKAAKEKLPKVIIPVHFAGQSCEMEKIKQLVDFYNITIIEDASHAIGAEYKGEKIGSCSFSDMTVFSFHPVKIITSGEGGMILTNREDLYKKLIRLRTHGITRNPDLMKGKSHGPWYYQQVDLGFNFRMTDIQAALGASQMLKIDKFIEKRHHLAERYNHLLQGLEIKLPWQQPNTYSAYHLYVIRLCLNKINKTRREVFEQMRKAGINVNVHYIPVHTQPYYQQRGFKVGDYPESEKYYEEAITLPIYYNLAELEQDYIVKVLKEVLQ; from the coding sequence GTGCTAAATATTCCATATGGGAAGCACAGCCTAAATGATGATGATATTCAAGCAGTAATTCACGTATTAAAATCGGATTGGCTAACTCAGGGTCCTACCATAGAAGTATTTGAAAAGAGGGTCGCGGAATATTGCGGTGCAAAATATGCGGTAGCCGTAAGTAGTGCAACAGCTGCCTTACATATATCTTGTTTAGCAGCAGGTCTAGGCGAAGGAGACATACTTTGGACGTCACCAAACACTTTTGTGGCATCTGCCAATTGTGGGTTATATTGTGGGGCAGAAGTTGATTTTGTAGATATTGATAGAAATACCTATAATCTAAGTATCAATGCATTGGAACAAAAGCTAAAAAAAGCAGCGAAAGAAAAATTGCCTAAAGTAATTATACCAGTACATTTTGCAGGTCAGTCCTGTGAGATGGAGAAAATTAAACAACTAGTAGATTTCTATAATATTACAATTATTGAAGATGCCTCTCATGCCATCGGTGCAGAGTACAAAGGGGAAAAAATAGGTTCCTGCAGTTTTTCAGATATGACTGTGTTTAGCTTTCATCCGGTTAAAATCATCACTTCCGGTGAAGGAGGCATGATTTTAACAAACAGGGAAGATTTATACAAGAAGCTTATACGTTTAAGGACCCATGGTATTACACGTAATCCCGATTTGATGAAGGGCAAATCCCACGGTCCCTGGTATTATCAACAAGTCGATTTAGGTTTTAACTTTCGTATGACAGATATTCAAGCTGCTCTAGGGGCTAGTCAGATGTTAAAGATTGACAAATTTATAGAAAAGCGACATCATTTAGCTGAAAGATATAATCATTTATTACAGGGGCTAGAAATCAAGTTACCTTGGCAACAACCAAATACTTATTCTGCATACCATCTATATGTCATTAGGTTATGCTTAAATAAAATAAATAAGACCCGCCGAGAGGTCTTTGAACAGATGAGGAAAGCTGGAATTAATGTCAATGTACATTATATTCCTGTACATACTCAACCCTATTATCAGCAGCGAGGCTTCAAAGTTGGTGACTACCCGGAATCTGAAAAGTATTACGAAGAAGCTATAACACTTCCAATATACTACAACCTAGCTGAATTAGAACAAGACTATATAGTTAAGGTTTTAAAAGAGGTATTACAATGA
- the pseH gene encoding UDP-4-amino-4,6-dideoxy-N-acetyl-beta-L-altrosamine N-acetyltransferase, with protein MSHFGTYRLRPMKEKDLEKVLGWRNSERIRSNMFSSHIITLDEHRAWFKSLTQKKKDIYMIFERENLPLGVVYFTNINFINNTCNWGFYLGEENLPKGTGLIMGYLGINYAFEDLKMNLLSGEVLSFNIPSINYHKKLGFVKKNSSKSKILREGRYYEVTCFDISKNRWEFEKRKLKYFLTVGDKL; from the coding sequence ATGTCGCATTTTGGTACCTATAGGCTCAGACCGATGAAAGAAAAGGACCTAGAAAAGGTACTAGGTTGGAGAAATTCAGAACGTATTCGTTCTAATATGTTCTCAAGTCACATCATTACATTAGATGAACATAGAGCTTGGTTTAAAAGTCTTACACAAAAGAAAAAAGATATATATATGATTTTTGAAAGAGAAAATCTCCCTTTGGGGGTAGTATATTTTACTAATATAAATTTTATTAATAATACGTGTAATTGGGGTTTTTATTTAGGCGAAGAGAATTTGCCCAAGGGAACAGGGTTAATAATGGGTTATCTTGGCATAAATTATGCTTTTGAAGATCTAAAAATGAATCTGTTATCTGGAGAGGTTCTATCATTTAATATTCCAAGCATAAATTATCATAAAAAATTAGGATTTGTTAAAAAAAATTCGTCTAAAAGCAAAATATTAAGAGAAGGCAGATATTATGAAGTCACATGTTTTGATATTTCTAAAAATCGATGGGAATTCGAAAAAAGGAAGTTGAAATATTTTCTTACAGTAGGTGATAAATTATGA